ACGCCGGGAAGAGAAAACAGGCTGGCTTCAACCATTTCACGTACCGGCACTTTGAAGCAGATCGTACAAAAAGCGGCCTTAAATCTAAAAAATGGAAAATCTCAGGTCAGGATAGATCTCAAGCCGGAATTTCTCGGTTCAGTGCGTATGAAGATAGCCACCGAGAACCAGATGGTAACGGTAAGGATATTAACTGAGCTTCCGGTTGTTAAGGAAATGATTGAAAGTAATCTAGGCCAGTTAAAATCGGATCTGCAAAGCCACGGCATGGAAATTGATAGACTTGATGTTTCGGTAGCCAGTGATTCACAGCAACATAGAAAAGGCTTTGAAAAAGCGGATTTTTTATCAGAAAAAGAAAACAGTGATAATGAGAATCATCATACTGTTTTAGCTGATGAAACAGGGACAGCAAGTCTGCTAAAGGAAAGCACAGCAGTAAATGGTCTCGATTTTTTTGCTTAAAAAAAGATAAATCAAGAAAGGAAATTTAGAAAATGTCAGTTTACCCTGTAGATGCATCAAATTCAAACACCAGTGCGGTGACTACTTCAAAGGATGATGCACTGGACAAGGACGATTTTATGAACCTGCTTGTTGCCCAATTGCAAAATCAGGACCCGCTGAATCCCATGGACAGTACGGCATTTACCAGTCAACTGGCTGAATTCAGTTCTCTGGAACAGCTTAGCAATGTAAATGAAAACCTTGAATATCTCCAGATGTACCAGTCATCCATAAATAATGCACAGGCGGTTTCATTCATCGGAAAGAATATAGATGCATTGGGAAACTCCATTCAACTGGAAAGCTCAGAAGATGAAGAGATTCATTTTGAACTAAGTCAGGATTCGAGTTCCGTGTATATAAATATTTATAACGCGACAGGCGATCTTGTCAAAGTTATAGAACACGGACCCATGGGAGAAGGGAGGCAAAGCGTTGAGTGGGATGGTACGGATAACGGTGGAAATACTCTTCCCGCAGGAATTTACGAGTTTGAAGTAATGGCTGCGGACGCCAACGGTAATAAAGTACAGACAACCACCTATATCAGTGAGAGAGTGACAGGCGTCACCTTTAAGAATGGAGTGACTTATCTGCTGGCAGGGGGAATGGAAATTCCCATCGGTGACGTGATACAAGTGGCGGAAATGAACGAAAATGACTAAAATGAGCCACAGCCAATGAAATAAAAATGGTGATAAATACAAAATTTTAAAAAATTAATTTAAATACATGAGGAGGGAAACATGATAGGTTCATTATTTGCAGGAATATCCGGGCTGAATGCAAATGCCACAGCCATGACTGTAATCGGAGACAACATAGCAAATGTAAACACCACCGGTTTTAAGTCGAACAGGGCGTCGTTTGCCAATGTGTTGAGCACGTCCTTGCAAGGTTCGGGTGGAAGCGATATTGGCAGAGGGGTCGCATTCTGGGGTTCAACCCCGTCATGGAGCCAGGGATCGGTTGAAAATACAGCCAACGCAACGGACATGGCCATAAACGGGCGTGGTTTTTTTATGGTAAATGACGAAAGCGGCCAAACTTTATTTACCAGGGCCGGAGAATTTGCTTTTGACAGGAACGGTGATTTACGAAATCCGGATGGTCTCGCGGTTCAAGGATACGAAGTCACCGCCGTAGCTCCGGATGGAACATTAACCCTGGGTGCAATCATGAACATTGGTGTTCCCAGCGAGAGTACCTCACCTCCTGTTGCTACGGACGAGTTCACCATGGATATCAACCTCGATGCTGGCGCTGCAGTGACCGATACCTACTCCACATCACAGGTGTTTTACGATTCTCTGGGCAATGCGGTTCCGGTGACTTTTACATTTACGAGAGCTGCAGCGGTAGCTCCTGCCACCGCAACCTGGAATGTTGCAGCTGCGATTCCAGCATCAGCAGGAACAGGTGCTGCGGTTAGTGTTCCATCAATCGGATTCGATGCAAACGGAAATATGATAGTACCTGCAGCTGATGCGACAGTCACCTTAACTTTAACAAATGGCGCTGCAAGTCCGCAGGCGATAAACTGGATGCTTTACGATCCAGCCGGTCCAAGCTTAGGTGATATTACAGGATATTCATCTACTTCCGTCACTACATTTCAGACTCAGAACGGATTCCCCGCAGGATCACTCAGGGGTGTTTCAGTGGATGAATTGGGTGTGGTCACCGGGGCCTATTCCAACGGGCAGATGACCCCTCTTTACCAGGTTGCCCTGGCAGATTTTCCCAGTTATTATGGACTAAACAAGATGGGGAACAACCTGTATGCAGAATCGCTTGCATCGGGGCAAGCCCTGCCTGGCGTGGCACAAAGTGGCAGGCTGGGAAGTATCAGCCCAAGTGCAGTGGAAATGTCAAATGTTGATCTTGCCCAGGAGTTTGTTAAAATGATTACCACTCAAAGGGCCTTTCAGGCAAATTCCAGGGTCATTACCACCAGTGACGAAGTACTCAATGAATTGATTAATATTAAGCGATAAGAGAATAGGTTCAGCTCATGGGTAATGGTTGGCAGCTCATCGTCCCTTCACAAAAGCGATTGAAAGACTGAAATCCTTTTTTGTGACGGGGCGATGAGCTGCCAGTTATGAGTCCTTTCAGCTATAAGCGATCATCAGACGTCAAAGAGTTGACAATTTTAAATAAAAATTGACACTCGTATCACTGGTTTTTATTCTTTTCCCAGCCAATCACCGCTAAATATCATTTATTCCCACCTTCGGTTTGATGCAATTCCCTTGGTCTTTGATAATTATAGGCAAATACTTTCCTATAAGTTCAAACTGTTATGGACCACTGGTCATAGTCTTACCATATTCAAACCATGATACCATTTCATATGGCACAATACTTGCTAAATTAGATGCAAACGAGAATATTCATCCAACTAAATGATTATCCCAACAATGGAGGATAAAGGATAATGTCCAATAAAATATTGCTCATACTCATTGGTGTTATTTTGCTGATCGTGATTGCGATGGGCGGGGGTTTTTTTATGATGTGGAGTAAGATGTCTTCTATGAATGTCGTCAACAGTGAAGAAGCGGATAACGAAATAGAAGAAGTGGTTGAAACAATGGGGCCGACTAAAAAGCTGGAAACATTCATAGTAAACTTGGGGGATAAAGGCGGAAAACGCTATTTGCGAGTCTCAATGGATTTAGAGCTGGAAAATGGGGAGTCAGCTAAAGTCGTGGATAAAAGGCTTCCGAAATTGAGAGATGCGGTTTTAATGATATTACCCACCAAAAAATATGAAGATATCGGTACGGTTCAGGGGAAAAGTGCTCTAAGAAATGAAATACTTACAAAACTAAACGAATTAATGGAGCCGGAAGCAATTAAAAATATCTATTTCACTGAATTCGTTGTTCAGTAAAAGGCTAACCAAGCATGGCTGATCAGATATTATCACAGGAAGAAATCGATGCACTTCTTTCCGCAATGGATAAAGGGGAAGTCGATATCAATGAGGGGAAAAAAGGCGCTGCCGAAGCTGAAGTCAAACCTTACAGTCTAACTTCACAGAATCGAATGCTGCACGATCAGTTTAATGCGCTCGAGGAGGTATATGACAAATTTTGTACATTAATGGACTCATCATTGACCACCACGCTTCAACAGCCTGTTGAAATAGAGTTTGTTTCAACGGAAATGATTAAATATGGAGAATTTATAAGTGCTTTTACAAACCCAACCGCCTTTGGGATTTTTAACATGGAACCTCTGATCGGTTCAGCCATACTTGCCATAGAGCCTAAGCTGGTATTTTCTCTGATAGATTGTATGTTCGGTGGAAATGGAAAACCCACAGAACAAATAAAAGAATTTACCATGATAGAGCAGAGAATGATTAAAAGAATCATAAATGAAGCTCTGAAAAAACTAGAGGAAGCTTGGAAAGTGGTGTATTCACTTAAATTCTCTCTAAAAAAAATCGAATCAAAACCTGAATTTGTACACCTGGTTAACCCAAACGAACTGATGCTTATCATTCTGTTTTCCATTAAGGGAGAAGTCTTTAGCGGGAATATTCATCTGGGCATTTCTTCTCTTATGTTGGAGCCGATTAAAGAATATCTGTCTTCAAGATATATGACTGAAAAGGATATGGAAAACACATGGAGCTCTCAGATAAAGAATTTGCTGAAAAATACCAATGTGACCCTAATCGCAGAACTGGGGAAAACCAACAAGACGGTTGGCGATTTGCTGGCTCTAAAACTTGACGATGTGATTAATCTCTCCACAGGCACTCAGGATTTGATAAGAGTGAATGTCGAAGGTGTTCCAAAATATCAAGGTTTTCCCGGAACTGTAAAAGGAAATAATGCAGTTGAAATCACAGGGTTGATTCAACAAATTAGAGGAGAAAAATAGGAATGACTGCAGAAGATGAAAAAAGCCAAACGGGGAGCCCAAGCAGCGAAGCATCCGCCGGTGAGACTGAAAATCAGCTAAATGTTGAGCAACAAGCGCCATATGAATTTTCAGGCATTGATCACTCAAAGGAAGCGGTATCTGAAAGCAATATGGAGTTTCTTCTTGATATTCCATTAGAGATTTCAATTGAACTCGGCAGAACCCGAATGTTGATAGATCAGCTGTTAAAACTCAGTCAGGGATCTGTGATTGAACTTTCAAAATATGCCGGTGAGACACTCGAAATACTGGCAAATCAAAAGGTCATTGCCAAAGGCGAAGTCGTTGTTGTTAATGAAAAATATGGTATCCGTTTGACTGAAATCGTAAGCCCAATGGAACGGGTAGCGAGGCTTGGATGAGTATTTATCCTGAAATTATTCCAACAGCAATAAAAATGCTGACCGCACTGGGAATGGTTCTGGGGGGAATGCTGGTTGTATATTATTTTTCAAAGCGGATATTGAAGAGGCAGGCGGGACATTCAAAAGGAAGAATGATCAAAGTTCTGGAAAGCAGTTATATTGGCGTAAAAAAAAATATCTCTCTTGTAGAGATTCCGGGGGCAATTCTTGTTTTGGGAATTACCAACGATCACATATCCCTTCTTTCAAAAATAGAAAATCAAGAAGTAATAAATGGTTGTAAAGAAGTTGACCAAGAAAAAGAAATGCTTTCATTTTCCGATCGCTTACATCATTTTTCTTCAAAGTTAAAAGGGATGAAAAGTGTCAGGTAACCCGACAAAAAAAAGGATTTCTGCTACGACAAAACTGCTTGTCCTGAGTCTGGTGATATTTGCGGGCTTTTTTTTTCTGATGCCGACTCACTGCTTTGCGCAAACACCAAGTGCCGGTTCGCCTTTTTTCAGTATCAATGTGGAGCAACAAGAAGATCCGGGGCAGGTTTCGGTTGTTCTTCAGATATTTTTATTACTTACGGTCCTTTCTATCGCTCCGGCACTTTTAATCATGATGACTTCCTTTACCAGGATTGCCATCGTACTTTCCGTACTTCGACAGGCAATCGGTACCCATTCAATGCCTCCGAACCAGATTGTACTCGGCTTGGCACTTTTTCTGACTTTTTTCATAATGGCTCCTGTCTGGGACAAAGTAAACACCGAGGCAATTCAACCATATTTGAAAAAGGAAATCACCCAAAAACAGGCGCTGGAGAATGCATTTAAACCAATAAGATCTTTTATGTTCAAGCAAACAAGGGAAAAGGATCTTGCCATGCTGGTTAAAATTTCAAACACGGCAAGGCCGAAAAATATGGATGACGTTCCCACCAGTGTTTTGATTCCTTCATTCATCTTAAGCGAATTAAAAACAGCATTTCAGATGGCTTTTATGCTCTATGTGCCTTTTTTAGTGATCGATATGGTGGTGGCAAGTGTCCTTCTTTCAATGGGAATGATGATGCTGCCGCCCATTATGATTTCTTTGCCTTTTAAGCTGATGCTGTTTGTTCTTGCAGATGGCTGGTATTTGATTGTGGGGTCCTTGGTAAAGAGTTTTGGATAGATACCCCCCGACATTTGTCGATAACCATAAACTGTCTTTTTTAACTTGTTTGTTTGCCTGTCACGTAGGTGTTTCGGGTTACGAGTGGTGTGTTGTGAGTTATTAATGGGAAATAATCCTTTTTTATAACCCATATCCCGCAACCCGTAACCCGCAACAATATCGCATGACACAAAAAGAAGCTGTTGTTCTAAATACAGCGGACAAGTTGAAGGATGATTATAATGAAAGGTTAAAGAACATGACACCCGAATTAATCACCGGTTATTTTATTGAAGCAATAAAAATGGCTATTTTACTGTCAGCACCGATGTTGCTGTCCGGTCTAATTATCGGACTTATGGTGAGTATCTTTCAGGCAGCAACGCAGATAAATGAAATGACCATGACTTTTATTCCCAAAATGCTGGCGGTGGCTGTTGCACTGATCATTTCTTTTCCTTGGATGCTTCAGGTCATGATCGATTTTATGAAGAATATGATAACCGGCCTTCCTTCATATGTTGGATGAGACATTGCAATGGCAACTTTTACTTTCCCCCTTATAAAACTTCAGATGTTTTTTCTTATCTTTTTACGCGTAAGTGCAATATTGATGAGCATTCCTGTTTTTGACAGTAAAGCCATTCCGGTTATATTTAAAGCCGGGCTGGTTTTTTCTATCAGTATAATGCTGTTCCCCTTAATAAAAATGGATGAAATACCGAATTTTTCCCATATAATCACCTTCGCCATAGGTGCAGCCGGCGAAATTTTGTTTGGGTTAATTATCGGGATGTTCGTGAGGATGATATTTGCCGGAATTCAATTGGCAGGTCAGCTGGCAGGATATCAGATGGGGCTTGCTATTGCAAATGTTCTTGATCCTACCACAAGCGGGCAGTTCCCGATTATTTCACAGATATATAACCTGATCGCAATGCTGATTTTTATAACCATAAATGCACATTACTGGTTTTTAAACGCGCTGAAAGAAAGCTTTACGCTGGTTCCTCCCCTGGGATTTCAATTCAGCAACTCCCTTATAGATCAATTGGTCAGTCTTTCCGGTAATATTTTCGTGATTGCCGTTAAAGTAGGGGCTCCAATCATAGTGGTGCTGCTGTTAACCAGCGTGGCATTCGGGCTTATCGCACGTACCGTGCCCCAAATGAATGTTTTTATCGTGGCCATGCCTTTAAAAATTGCAGTTGGACTTTTATTTTTAATTTTAAGTATTCCCTATTTGGTTGTTTTTCTCAGGCAGATATTCCACCATTTCGGGAGCAGTATTATTTTTATAATGAAAGCGATGTAGGTGCATAACCTCGCAACGAAATTCAGTAGTCGTTTACGGTTTGAAACTTGAAAATAGAAAGTAGAAATTAGGGAGAGATGAAACGAGTTTGCGAATTGAAAGCCAAATTTCCAATTTCTATTTTCTAATTTCTTCGTTTAATAAAAGCTTAAAAATTTATTGTTAACTATAATCTGTCATTTTTATCTTGTTTGGTTATTAACTAATTCTTATGGCTGAAGAAAGTTTTCAGGAAAAAACTGAGCAACCGACACCTAAAAAAATCGCAGATGCGAGGAAGAAGGGGACGGTTGCCCAAAGCAGAGAAATTCCATCGGCAATCATATTGCTGACTTCTCTCGGAATTTTCTTTTTCTCTGGAAGCTGGATGTTTTCAAGCCTGTCGGATTTTATGGGGGGGATATTTCGAAATATCGGTACATTTAAAATTTATGATATTACCACTGCAAGCACACTATCGACTATAATCTTAAAGAATGTATTATCAATTATACTTCCTTTTATGCTGGCAGTGGTGGTTGCCGGCATAATGGCAAATATCCTACAGATCGGCTTTTTGTTTAGCCCGGAAGCGTTTTCTCCCAAACTGTCCAAATTCAATCCTTTAAAGGGTATAAAAAAACTCTTTTCCTTAAAATCGTTTGTTGAGCTTATTAAATCCTTAATCAAGATAACTTTTGTGGGTGGGATTGCTTATTTAACCATAAAGATGGAAATAAAGACCATTCCGATCTTAATGCAAATGGGCATTAAGGATATTGTATCATTTGTCGGTATTACTTCTTTTAAAATTTGCCTGTATGTATCCATGGCTCTGATAATTATGGCTGTTTTGGATTATATTTATCAGAAGTATGAGCATATTAAGGGTTTAAAAATGACCAAACAGGAAGTTAAAGATGAAAATAAGCAGACAGAAGGAGATCCTAAAGTAAAAGCCAGAATTAGAAGTATTCAGTTAGAAATATCCAGGCGTCGAATGATGGAGTCCGTTCCTGAAGCAGACGTGGTGATTACCAACCCCACTCATCTGGCCATTGCACTTAAGTTTGATGCTGAAAAAATGATTGCTCCAAAGATAATGGCCAAAGGCGCTGGGAAAATAGCTGAGCGGATCAGAGAAATTGCCGATGAAAATCATGTGCCGATAGTGGAAAATAAACCTCTGGCCCGGACGCTTTTTAAAATCGCTGAGATAGGCGATTATATTCCTGCAGAACTTTATCAGGCCGTTGCAGAGGTTCTGGCTTATGTGTACCGGTTGAAAGGAATGGCAACCGGCGCATGACCTACAGAAAGATGACCAACCCGGAATAGATGCCATCCACCACAGGGGTGACATTGATTGACCTCCCAACCCGCACCACATTTCCAAACAGAAATACGTCATGCATGTTAACATCGGCAGCCAATTGTCGATGTGATGTGGCCAGGTGCCTAAAGGTTTTTCGTCAATAAATTATCACCTACCGTCAAACAATTAACGCCTTGGATCATCCCCGTTTGAAAAATATTATTAACCTCAGATTATTATCAATCAAAATAAGGCGTTATTGAAATTATTAAGTTCCTTCAATGTAGGCACGAAACATGCATAATGCTATGTAGTGTTTGCCGGAAAATAGCAACACGGCACCCATCTTTGCCTCTGGCTGCAGCGAGGCAGGGACACATACAGAGTCAAAAGGGAAAAAACTCATTGCAGATAACTCATAGCAAAAGGATTAAACTCTTCAGATGGTGAGCTATCAGCTGTAAGCTGTGAGCCGATAAATTACGGAGTAATTTATTCAGAGAAAGAAAGGCATGAACATATGGAAGTGGTCAGTCAATCAAGGTTAGCGGCGCAAATTCCAATTATATCGAAAAACAGCGATATAATAATTGCGTTTGTTGTCGTTAGTATTCTGGCATTTATGGTGATACCTTTGCCTCCGGTACTGCTCGACTTGCTCCTTTCGTTTAATATTACCTTTTCCCTGACCATTCTTCTTGTTGGTATGTACATCATAAAGCCCCTTGAATTTTCCGCATTCCCCAGTGTGCTCCTCATTGTCACATTGTTCAGGCTATCGCTCAATGTGGCTTCAACCAGAATCATTCTTCTTCATGGGAACGAAGGAACAATGGCTGCCGGAAAGGTGATCAAAGCATTTGGAGGCTTTGTGGTCGGAGGAAACTACCTGGTAGGAATTATCGTTTTTTTGATTCTGGTAATCATTAATTTTGTAGTTATAACAAAAGGAGCCGGAAGAATAGCAGAGGTTGCGGCCAGGTTTACTTTGGATGGAATGCCGGGCAAACAGATGAGCATCGATGCGGATCTCAACGCCGGTTTAATCAGTGAAGAAGAAGCCAGGAAGAGAAGGGAGCAGATCACCCAGGAGGCGGAATATTACGGTGCGATGGACGGAGCCAACAAATTTGTTCGCGGAGATGCCATCGCTGGAATAATTATTACCCTGATAAATATAATTGGCGGACTGGCAATCGGCGTATTTCAAAATTCAATGAGTTTCGCCCACGCGGCGCAGAATTATACCTTGCTCACCATAGGGGACGGACTGGTGACACAGGTCCCCGCTCTTATCGTATCGACTGCAGCCGGAGTTATTGTAAGCAGGGCAGGATCAGAAAAAAGTCTGGGAAAAGAAATGACCATGCAGATATTATTTCAGTATCGAGCCGTTGCCGTTGCTTCAGCAGTCCTTTTTGGATTTGCGCTTGTCCCGGGACTGCCAGGAATTCCTTTCCTGCTTTTAGCAATGGGAGCAGCAGGTCTTGCCTTTATGGTGTTCAAGGCGGGTAAGAAAAGCCTTGCAAAAGAAGAAGCCGATAAGATGCTGCAAGAAAAAGCCGGGCCGGAAGAAAAGCCGGTATCTCTTCCGCTCCTTGACGTACTTGGTCTCGAAGTCGGCTATGGGATTATTCACCTGGTAGATATGGAACAGGACGGCCAGCTTCTGGATCGAATTAAATCTATTAGACGTCAGGTCGCACAGGAAATCGGCATTATTGTTCCACCCATTCATATCCAGGATAACATGCAGTTAAAGCCGGGAGAATATTCAATATTATTGAAGGGAAATGTAGTCGGAACCGGCGAGCTGATGACCAATTATTGTCTTGCCATGGATCCTGGAACTGTTCAGGGAAAGCTGGACGGGGTACAAACAAAAGAACCGACTTATGGACTGCCTGCAATCTGGATCAAGGAAAGCAAAAAAGAAGACGCCATAGCCAAAGGGTACACAGTCGTTGATCCAGCTACGGTTTTAACTACCCATATCTCTGATGTGGTCAGGCGTTTTTCACATGAGTTGCTGGGGAGACAGGAGGTGCAGCAGATGCTGGACATGCTGAAAAACTCCCATCCAAAAGTTGTGGAAGAACTGATTCCGAATATGCTCTCACTCGGGGGCGTGGTGAAGGTTCTGCAGAACTTGCTGAAGGAACAGGTGCCTGTTAGAGATTTTCTCGCTATACTGGAGACGCTGGCTGATTGGGCGCCAATGGTAAAGGATATAGATATGCTGACGGAATATGTGCGGCATTCCCTGGCCAGAACCATTACCAACCTTCATCAAACCGATAAAGGCAAAATACCGGCGATTACATTGGGACACAGTATAGAAGAGTCCGTATCAGAAGCGATTCAGAGAACTGATCAGGGAAGCTTTGTTGCCATGGAACCGGATCTTGTACAAAAAATCGTTAATGCCCTTACCGGTTATATGGAAAGAATATCATCATTAAATTATCAACCGGTTATTTTATGTTCTGCCCAGATCAGGCTGCATTTCAAGAAGCTGATTGATCGTTTTATTTCAAATCTGGCTGTTATTTCATATGACGAACTGTCAAGTAATATTGAAATAGAGTCCTTGGGAATTGTGGAGTTATCAGATGCAGATTAAGAGGTTTGAAGCGAAGAGTATGACAGAGGCCTTAAGGTTGATTAAAAAGGAACTGGGGTCTGAAGCGGTTATTTTATCGGCACGGAGTCTGAAAAAAGAAAGCCGTTTATTGGGGGCTTTGAAAAAAAGCGGTGTTGAAGTCACCGCAGCGACGGACCATTTACCTTACCAACCGAAACAGAAAAGTGCATTGGTCAAAAGAGACTTTTATACGGATAAAAACGATCAGTTCAATTTTAACATGCAGGTGAAAAGGGAGGATCAACATATAATATCATCTTTGCGGAGTAAATTAATATCTCAAGATATAAATGAAGATATAGCCGATAGACTGGCAAAAGAACTGAAAGAGATCCTTCCCACAAAAAGTATCATGAATGAAATGATGGTGCAAGAGGCGTTGGATTCAATTATCAGCGGTATGGGAGTAAGGTTTGACCCCATAAAAGTTAATTTGGGGAGTCGCAAGGTCATAGCATTAATCGGACCTTCCGGCGCTGGAAAGACAACCACCGCTGTCAAGCTGGCGACTGCCTGGAAATTTGAAAAGAAAAGAGATGTTGCCCTGGTTATCATGGATGGTCACAGGATCGGTGCGGTGGATCAAATGAAGACTTATTCAAGAATTATAGGGGTGCCGGTGGCAATTGTTTCCGGTAGAAACGAGTTGAGAGAAGCCATAAAAAAATTAAGATATAAGGATCTGGTGATTATAGATACTCCTGGATTGAACTGGCAAAATGACCTGCAGCTTGAAAAGTTTTATAAATGTTTTGAGAAGATGAAAAAAATTGAAACCCATCTTGTTCTCAGTGCAACCACCAAAGAGAAAGATTATATCAATATTGCAGAAAAATTGAATAAGTTTGAAATCAACAGGTTGATATTTACCAAAATCGATGAGAGCAGCACCCACGGAAACATACTCAGCCACTTAATTAGAACGAAAATACCGGTTTCATGTTTTACCTGCGGGCAAGAGATTCCTGAAAGTATTGAAGAGGCGTCTATGGATAGATTGCTCGGTTTGATTATAAACAAAGCAAAAGAAAAAAGATATGGGACCGGGTTTGTTAAAAAAATAGAAACCGTGGACAGTGAAGTGAAAACAGAAAGTGATATAAAAGAATATTTTGTGGCAAACCAAAATTCAGATGTTTTTCACCGACCCGGCTGCAAATGGACGAGGATGATAAAGCAGGATAATATTGTTGTTTTTAAAAGTGTGGCAGAGGCTGAAGAAAAAAGGTTTAAGCCATGCAGATATTGCAGGCCTAAACCGGAAGTAGAATATGAGTGCCTGCAATATGGTATGAGCAAAAGAAAAATCGCAAGCGGTTAATAGGTAGGGAAGAGGCGCTTGTTTTTGTCTTTTGCTGCGGAGCGACCGGAAATGAAGCCTGTTCGGCTAAACCGAGAGATGTGTTCATACAATAAATTAATAGGGTTGTTTGAGGAGCTATTCGCATTATGGGGCTGAAAGATAATGAAAATAAAGTGATTAGTCTTTCCAAAAGAATAGGAGAGAGCTCGGGAATGAAGAAAAGTACGCATTCAGATAAAAAATGCAAAAAAGAAACAAGAGTCATTGCCATCACAAGTGGTAAGGGTGGAGTGGGGAAAACAAATATTGTGGCAAATCTTGGACTTGCATTGAGCAAGCTGGGGAAAAAAGTGATTATTCTGGACGCGGATCTTGGCCTGGGAAATCTGGATGTGTTGCTGGGCCTGGCCCCGAAGTATAACCTGTCCCATGTGATTTCCGGTGAG
This sequence is a window from Thermodesulfobacteriota bacterium. Protein-coding genes within it:
- a CDS encoding flagellar hook capping FlgD N-terminal domain-containing protein; the protein is MSVYPVDASNSNTSAVTTSKDDALDKDDFMNLLVAQLQNQDPLNPMDSTAFTSQLAEFSSLEQLSNVNENLEYLQMYQSSINNAQAVSFIGKNIDALGNSIQLESSEDEEIHFELSQDSSSVYINIYNATGDLVKVIEHGPMGEGRQSVEWDGTDNGGNTLPAGIYEFEVMAADANGNKVQTTTYISERVTGVTFKNGVTYLLAGGMEIPIGDVIQVAEMNEND
- a CDS encoding flagellar hook protein FlgE gives rise to the protein MIGSLFAGISGLNANATAMTVIGDNIANVNTTGFKSNRASFANVLSTSLQGSGGSDIGRGVAFWGSTPSWSQGSVENTANATDMAINGRGFFMVNDESGQTLFTRAGEFAFDRNGDLRNPDGLAVQGYEVTAVAPDGTLTLGAIMNIGVPSESTSPPVATDEFTMDINLDAGAAVTDTYSTSQVFYDSLGNAVPVTFTFTRAAAVAPATATWNVAAAIPASAGTGAAVSVPSIGFDANGNMIVPAADATVTLTLTNGAASPQAINWMLYDPAGPSLGDITGYSSTSVTTFQTQNGFPAGSLRGVSVDELGVVTGAYSNGQMTPLYQVALADFPSYYGLNKMGNNLYAESLASGQALPGVAQSGRLGSISPSAVEMSNVDLAQEFVKMITTQRAFQANSRVITTSDEVLNELINIKR
- a CDS encoding flagellar basal body-associated FliL family protein; translated protein: MSNKILLILIGVILLIVIAMGGGFFMMWSKMSSMNVVNSEEADNEIEEVVETMGPTKKLETFIVNLGDKGGKRYLRVSMDLELENGESAKVVDKRLPKLRDAVLMILPTKKYEDIGTVQGKSALRNEILTKLNELMEPEAIKNIYFTEFVVQ
- the fliM gene encoding flagellar motor switch protein FliM, yielding MADQILSQEEIDALLSAMDKGEVDINEGKKGAAEAEVKPYSLTSQNRMLHDQFNALEEVYDKFCTLMDSSLTTTLQQPVEIEFVSTEMIKYGEFISAFTNPTAFGIFNMEPLIGSAILAIEPKLVFSLIDCMFGGNGKPTEQIKEFTMIEQRMIKRIINEALKKLEEAWKVVYSLKFSLKKIESKPEFVHLVNPNELMLIILFSIKGEVFSGNIHLGISSLMLEPIKEYLSSRYMTEKDMENTWSSQIKNLLKNTNVTLIAELGKTNKTVGDLLALKLDDVINLSTGTQDLIRVNVEGVPKYQGFPGTVKGNNAVEITGLIQQIRGEK
- the fliN gene encoding flagellar motor switch protein FliN translates to MTAEDEKSQTGSPSSEASAGETENQLNVEQQAPYEFSGIDHSKEAVSESNMEFLLDIPLEISIELGRTRMLIDQLLKLSQGSVIELSKYAGETLEILANQKVIAKGEVVVVNEKYGIRLTEIVSPMERVARLG
- the fliO gene encoding flagellar biosynthetic protein FliO; translated protein: MSIYPEIIPTAIKMLTALGMVLGGMLVVYYFSKRILKRQAGHSKGRMIKVLESSYIGVKKNISLVEIPGAILVLGITNDHISLLSKIENQEVINGCKEVDQEKEMLSFSDRLHHFSSKLKGMKSVR
- the fliP gene encoding flagellar type III secretion system pore protein FliP (The bacterial flagellar biogenesis protein FliP forms a type III secretion system (T3SS)-type pore required for flagellar assembly.) — its product is MPTHCFAQTPSAGSPFFSINVEQQEDPGQVSVVLQIFLLLTVLSIAPALLIMMTSFTRIAIVLSVLRQAIGTHSMPPNQIVLGLALFLTFFIMAPVWDKVNTEAIQPYLKKEITQKQALENAFKPIRSFMFKQTREKDLAMLVKISNTARPKNMDDVPTSVLIPSFILSELKTAFQMAFMLYVPFLVIDMVVASVLLSMGMMMLPPIMISLPFKLMLFVLADGWYLIVGSLVKSFG
- the fliQ gene encoding flagellar biosynthesis protein FliQ: MTPELITGYFIEAIKMAILLSAPMLLSGLIIGLMVSIFQAATQINEMTMTFIPKMLAVAVALIISFPWMLQVMIDFMKNMITGLPSYVG
- the fliR gene encoding flagellar biosynthetic protein FliR, with protein sequence MATFTFPLIKLQMFFLIFLRVSAILMSIPVFDSKAIPVIFKAGLVFSISIMLFPLIKMDEIPNFSHIITFAIGAAGEILFGLIIGMFVRMIFAGIQLAGQLAGYQMGLAIANVLDPTTSGQFPIISQIYNLIAMLIFITINAHYWFLNALKESFTLVPPLGFQFSNSLIDQLVSLSGNIFVIAVKVGAPIIVVLLLTSVAFGLIARTVPQMNVFIVAMPLKIAVGLLFLILSIPYLVVFLRQIFHHFGSSIIFIMKAM